A stretch of the Capsicum annuum cultivar UCD-10X-F1 chromosome 10, UCD10Xv1.1, whole genome shotgun sequence genome encodes the following:
- the LOC107844384 gene encoding uncharacterized protein LOC107844384, which translates to MAKAYRKEDIDCIMSKVAKVDHGVKEYLEEAGYEKWSRCHSPVNRGRMMTSNIAECINGCLVEARELPILGFLEEVRILFAAWNYKNNEITSYTNTTLGRRFEEILTLNGAKALWMTVNATDVKDYGCYCSELYIPNTIVKTYELPIVSMPDMKDWNVPSFVDNEEVVPSKYRRPPVRPKKERHLKSSESLSSSSNCCGKRGRAGHNRMTCDFFPKES; encoded by the exons ATGGCTAAGGCTTATAGAAAAGAAGATATTGACTGCATTATGTCAAAGGTTGCAAAGGTTGATCACGGAGTTAAGGAATATCTGGAAGAGGCTGGTTATGAAAAGTGGTCTCGATGTCACTCGCCTGTTAATAGAGGCAGAATGATGACCTCTAATATAGCCGAATGTATTAATGGTTGTTTGGTAGAGGCTAGAGAACTTCCAATTTTAGGTTTCCTTGAagaagttagaattttatttgcCGCATGGAATTATAAGAACAATGAAATTACATCTTACACCAACACAACACTCGGGAGACGATTTGAAGAAATACTGACTCTTAATGGGGCCAAGGCTTTGTGGATGACG GTAAATGCAACTG ATGTAAAGGATTATGGTTGTTACTGCTCAGAATTGTACATACCAAATACCATAGTCAAGACATATGAACTCCCGATAGTTTCAATGCCCGACATGAAGGATTGGAATGTTCCATCTTTTGTTGATAATGAAGAAGTTGTGCCATCAAAATATAGAAGACCTCCTGTTAGGCCAAAGAAAGAAAGACACTTGAAATCAAGTGAATCACTTTCTTCAAGTTCGAACTGTTGCGGTAAACGTGGACGTGCAGGTCACAACCGAATGACGTGCGATTTCTTTCCAAAGGAATCATGA